The following are from one region of the Geoalkalibacter subterraneus genome:
- a CDS encoding CRISPR-associated helicase/endonuclease Cas3 has translation MHHYYAHSSDNPDKSEWQKLPDHLNNTAALAERFAAVFSAGQWGRLAGLLHDAGKATPRFTARLEGNSARVDHSTFGAQLARDRLGRLGVLLSYVVAGHHGGLPDGGGQEGKLHFRLKHAKMPPDVELLPDVDLRGDLLPPFKLPAERKAFSLAFFTRMIFSCLVDADFLDTEAFCAPEKARQRAPEADGDLFKHLQRSLAEFLADKARTAVPTPVNDLRRAILSQCRQKAGQPQGFFSLTVPTGGGKTFSSLAFALDHAVVHGLRRVIYAIPFTSIIEQNAREFKAALGSDYVLEHHCNYKESDDPEESAYNRRRGLASENWDAPLVVTTNVQFFESLFSNKSSRCRKLHNIAGSVIVLDEAQAIPTDYLEPCLAALRELVERYGCSVVLCTATQPALDDGSLRMALPRVQEIVDDPQGLYQNLRRTQVHLIGKVSDKDLAARVDAERQVLCIVSTKKQARTLFEKVRQSGEEGTFHLSTNMYPIHRRRILEEIRTRLREKKACRLVATSLVEAGVDLDFPVVYRAMAGLDSIAQAAGRCNREGRLPEKGKVFVFEAENPPRMPWIRRCASRAAETLRALPEADPLGLEAMHRYFELLYDVEDPDKKQIMDLLNPKQLTGELILPFREAAQAFRFIEEDTVGVIVALDAEARELVHELRHTPYPRATLRKLQQYTVAVRSREFAALQGAGALEMVLRDFPLLCNDSAYSEDVGLCVDGSEVREPRELIL, from the coding sequence ATGCATCATTACTATGCCCATTCATCTGACAATCCCGACAAATCAGAATGGCAAAAGCTACCCGATCATTTGAATAACACGGCCGCGCTGGCCGAACGTTTTGCGGCGGTCTTCAGCGCCGGGCAATGGGGGCGGCTGGCGGGTTTACTGCACGATGCCGGAAAGGCCACGCCCCGTTTCACCGCGCGGCTGGAAGGTAATTCAGCACGGGTCGATCATTCCACCTTCGGAGCGCAATTGGCCCGGGATCGGCTGGGTCGCCTCGGAGTCCTCCTGTCCTACGTCGTTGCCGGACATCACGGTGGCCTCCCCGACGGCGGTGGGCAGGAAGGCAAACTGCATTTTCGGTTGAAGCACGCCAAGATGCCACCCGACGTAGAACTGCTGCCGGACGTCGACCTGCGCGGCGATCTTCTTCCGCCCTTCAAGCTTCCCGCCGAGCGTAAGGCGTTCAGCCTGGCATTTTTCACGCGGATGATTTTTTCCTGCCTGGTCGATGCCGATTTTCTCGACACCGAAGCCTTCTGCGCGCCGGAAAAAGCCCGGCAGCGTGCCCCCGAGGCAGATGGGGATCTGTTCAAACATTTGCAGCGAAGCCTGGCGGAATTTCTTGCCGACAAAGCCCGCACGGCTGTCCCCACCCCCGTCAACGACCTGCGCCGCGCCATCCTCTCCCAATGTCGGCAAAAAGCCGGCCAACCCCAGGGGTTTTTCTCCCTGACCGTGCCCACCGGCGGGGGCAAAACCTTTTCCTCCTTGGCCTTCGCCCTGGATCATGCGGTTGTCCATGGTCTGCGTCGCGTCATCTATGCCATTCCCTTCACCTCCATCATCGAGCAGAACGCCAGGGAATTTAAGGCGGCACTGGGCTCTGACTATGTTCTGGAGCACCACTGTAATTACAAGGAAAGCGATGATCCGGAAGAAAGCGCCTACAACCGCCGCCGCGGGTTGGCCAGTGAAAACTGGGATGCCCCGCTTGTCGTGACCACCAACGTGCAATTCTTCGAATCGCTGTTCAGCAACAAGTCATCGCGCTGCCGCAAGCTGCACAACATCGCCGGCAGCGTCATCGTGCTCGATGAGGCCCAGGCGATTCCCACCGACTACCTTGAACCCTGCCTTGCCGCGCTGCGCGAACTGGTCGAACGGTACGGTTGTTCCGTGGTTCTGTGCACGGCGACCCAACCGGCGCTCGACGACGGCAGCCTGCGCATGGCGTTGCCGCGCGTTCAGGAAATCGTGGATGACCCCCAAGGGCTCTATCAAAACCTGCGGCGCACGCAGGTGCATCTGATCGGGAAAGTCTCCGATAAGGATCTCGCCGCGCGCGTTGACGCCGAACGCCAGGTGCTGTGCATCGTCTCCACCAAGAAACAGGCGCGCACTCTCTTCGAGAAAGTCCGTCAGTCTGGAGAAGAAGGCACCTTCCATCTCTCGACTAACATGTATCCCATTCATCGGCGACGTATCCTTGAAGAAATCCGCACCCGCCTCAGGGAGAAAAAAGCCTGTCGCCTGGTGGCCACCTCTCTTGTCGAAGCGGGAGTCGATCTCGATTTTCCGGTCGTTTATCGCGCCATGGCCGGTCTGGATTCCATTGCCCAGGCGGCAGGACGCTGCAACCGCGAGGGACGGCTTCCGGAGAAAGGCAAGGTGTTTGTCTTCGAAGCCGAAAATCCCCCGCGCATGCCCTGGATCAGGCGTTGCGCGTCGCGCGCCGCCGAAACCCTGCGCGCCTTGCCGGAGGCTGATCCCTTGGGGCTTGAGGCCATGCACCGTTATTTCGAACTGCTCTACGATGTGGAAGATCCGGACAAAAAGCAGATTATGGATTTGCTCAATCCAAAGCAACTGACCGGCGAACTGATTCTGCCTTTCCGCGAAGCGGCCCAGGCCTTCCGGTTCATCGAGGAGGACACCGTCGGCGTCATCGTCGCCCTGGACGCCGAGGCGCGTGAGCTTGTCCACGAATTGCGCCACACCCCCTATCCGCGCGCCACCCTGAGAAAATTGCAGCAATACACGGTCGCGGTGCGCTCCAGGGAGTTCGCGGCATTGCAAGGCGCAGGCGCCCTGGAGATGGTCCTCAGGGATTTCCCGCTGCTGTGCAATGACTCGGCGTACAGCGAAGACGTGGGGTTATGCGTTGATGGCAGCGAAGTGCGGGAACCACGGGAGTTGATTCTGTAA
- the cas5c gene encoding type I-C CRISPR-associated protein Cas5c: MAYGVKLKVWGDYACFTRPEMKVERVSYDVMTPSAARGILEAIHWKPAIRWVVDRIHVLRPIKFDNVRRNEVSSKIPKPNPATAMREGKRLYFLVDDGDNRQQRASTLLRDVEYVVEAHFELTDKAGPDDNEGKHLAIFNRRAANGQFFHQPCLGCREFPAYFELLDGEVPPSPYVGKSRDLGYMLLDLDFTDNMTPLFFRAVMEDGIISTPAPGSTEVRT; the protein is encoded by the coding sequence ATGGCCTATGGCGTAAAGTTAAAAGTCTGGGGGGATTATGCCTGTTTCACACGCCCGGAAATGAAGGTCGAACGCGTCTCCTACGATGTGATGACCCCTTCGGCGGCGCGCGGCATTCTGGAGGCGATTCACTGGAAGCCGGCCATTCGCTGGGTGGTGGATCGCATCCATGTGCTGCGCCCCATCAAGTTCGACAACGTGCGGCGCAACGAGGTCAGTTCGAAAATCCCCAAGCCCAATCCGGCAACAGCCATGCGCGAAGGCAAGCGGCTGTACTTTCTTGTGGACGACGGCGACAATCGCCAGCAGCGCGCCTCGACTCTGCTGCGCGATGTCGAGTACGTCGTCGAAGCCCATTTTGAACTCACCGACAAGGCGGGCCCGGACGACAACGAAGGAAAGCATCTGGCCATTTTCAATCGCCGCGCTGCCAACGGGCAGTTTTTTCATCAGCCCTGCCTTGGCTGCCGGGAGTTCCCGGCTTATTTCGAGTTGTTGGACGGCGAGGTGCCGCCTTCGCCCTATGTCGGGAAATCCAGGGATTTGGGCTATATGCTGCTTGATCTGGATTTTACCGACAACATGACGCCGCTGTTTTTCCGGGCGGTCATGGAAGACGGTATCATCAGTACGCCCGCACCCGGTTCGACGGAGGTGCGCACATGA